The following are encoded in a window of Helicoverpa armigera isolate CAAS_96S chromosome 24, ASM3070526v1, whole genome shotgun sequence genomic DNA:
- the LOC110382105 gene encoding LOW QUALITY PROTEIN: chymotrypsin-1 (The sequence of the model RefSeq protein was modified relative to this genomic sequence to represent the inferred CDS: inserted 2 bases in 2 codons) yields MRRYGFLIAVLFGICVGAVSSEFFTASSPDAREDWERIVGGFKAPNGSXPYQVSLRXMGVWHFCGASLVTPRVILTAAHCVDRLKPQYFKAVVGTNQLRSGGTAYTIRKVVIHEDYDDYIIKNDIAILFTDEEVDFGSTVDAVELNDEPVEKGEELVLTGWGTTSYPGRLPNDLMQLELRSITYEECKEAHKSVNAVFETQICALTKAGEGACHGDSGGPLVREGRQIGIVSWGIPCARGKPDVYTKVEAFMRWIEKTLYDDDEDHVKYIHNHKHHRYTNRH; encoded by the exons ATGAGGCGTTACGGGTTCTTAATCGCGGTTTTGTTTGGGATTTGTGTTGGTGCTG TGTCATCAGAATTCTTCACTGCCTCAAGTCCTGATGCCCGTGAAGACTGGGAGCGAATTGTAGGGGGGTTTAAGGCTCCCAATGGCT ATCCCTACCAAGTTTCTTTAA ATATGGGGGTGTGGCATTTCTGTGGGGCATCGCTTGTCACCCCTAGAGTTATTCTGACAGCTGCTCATTGTGTTGATAG ACTAAAACCTCAATACTTCAAAGCGGTAGTAGGGACCAACCAGCTGCGCTCCGGAGGCACAGCATACACCATCCGCAAGGTGGTCATCCACGAGGATTACGACGACTACATCATCAAGAACGACATAGCCATACTCTTCACTGATGAGGAGGTGGATTTCGGGAGTACCGTAGATGCTGTGGAGCTGAACGATGAGCCGGTGGAAAAGGGGGAGGAGCTCGTGTTGACGGGGTGGGGGACTACTTCG TACCCAGGCCGCCTGCCCAATGACCTGATGCAGCTGGAACTACGCTCCATCACCTATGAAGAGTGTAAGGAAGCCCACAAGAGTGTTAATGCTGTGTTCGAGACTCAGATCTGTGCGCTGACTAAAGCTGGGGAGGGGGCTTGTCAT GGTGATTCCGGCGGTCCCCTGGTGCGGGAAGGTCGTCAGATCGGAATCGTGTCGTGGGGCATACCCTGTGCCAGGGGAAAACCTGATGTCTAcacaaag GTGGAAGCGTTCATGAGATGGATAGAGAAGACTCTGTACGATGACGATGAAGACCACGTGAAGTATATTCACAACCACAAACACCACAGATATACCAACAGACATTAG